A single window of Cellulomonas sp. NTE-D12 DNA harbors:
- the dnaN gene encoding DNA polymerase III subunit beta, giving the protein MRFRVDRDVLADAVTWTARSLPTRPPVPVLAGVRIEADTTGTLQLSSFDYEVSARSQIPADVTEAGTVLVSGRLLAEISRALPAKPVDVVLDGTKVQVTCGASRFTLLTMPVEDYPTLPAMPPVAGVVDGEELTHAVAQVSVAASRDDTLPLLTGVRMEIDGEKVTLLATDRYRLALRELSWKPATPGYSSVALVRARTLSDAAKSLGGSGSVTVALSTGGGVDLIGFEAGGRHSTSLLVDGDYPAVRRLFPDETPIHAVIDKPALTEAAKRVALVAERNTPIRLSFTDGQVVLEAGQGDDAQASEALEAVLVGEPISVAFNPQFLLDGLGALDSPFVRLSFTHPNKPVEFTGQAELNGEDSQAYRYLLVPIRFAG; this is encoded by the coding sequence ATGAGGTTCCGGGTCGACCGTGACGTCCTGGCGGACGCGGTGACGTGGACCGCGCGAAGCCTGCCGACCCGCCCTCCGGTCCCGGTGCTGGCCGGTGTTCGCATCGAGGCGGACACCACCGGCACCCTGCAGCTGTCGAGCTTCGACTACGAGGTCTCGGCCCGCTCCCAGATCCCTGCCGACGTCACCGAGGCCGGCACCGTGCTCGTCTCCGGCCGGCTGCTCGCCGAGATCTCCCGTGCGCTTCCCGCCAAGCCCGTCGACGTGGTGCTCGACGGCACGAAGGTGCAGGTCACATGCGGTGCGAGCCGCTTCACGCTGCTCACCATGCCGGTCGAGGACTACCCGACGCTGCCCGCGATGCCTCCCGTGGCAGGCGTCGTCGACGGCGAGGAGCTGACCCACGCGGTCGCCCAGGTGTCGGTCGCAGCCAGCCGTGACGACACGTTGCCGCTGCTCACGGGCGTGCGGATGGAGATCGACGGTGAGAAGGTCACGCTGCTCGCGACCGACCGCTACCGCCTCGCGCTCCGCGAGCTGTCGTGGAAGCCGGCGACGCCGGGGTACTCGAGCGTGGCCCTGGTCCGTGCGCGCACCCTGTCGGACGCCGCGAAGTCGCTCGGTGGATCCGGATCGGTCACCGTCGCGCTGTCGACGGGCGGCGGTGTCGACCTGATCGGCTTCGAGGCGGGCGGCCGGCACAGCACGTCGCTGCTGGTGGACGGGGACTACCCGGCGGTGCGCCGGCTGTTCCCGGACGAGACTCCCATCCACGCCGTGATCGACAAGCCGGCGCTGACCGAGGCCGCGAAGCGGGTGGCGCTGGTCGCCGAGCGCAACACCCCGATCCGGCTGAGCTTCACCGACGGTCAGGTGGTGCTCGAGGCAGGTCAGGGCGACGACGCGCAGGCGTCCGAGGCGCTCGAGGCCGTGCTGGTGGGCGAACCGATCTCGGTGGCGTTCAACCCGCAGTTCCTGCTCGACGGCCTGGGCGCGCTGGACTCGCCGTTCGTCCGGCTGTCGTTCACCCACCCGAACAAGCCGGTCGAGTTCACCGGGCAGGCGGAGCTGAACGGCGAGGACTCCCAGGCGTACCGCTACCTGCTGGTCCCCATCCGATTCGCCGGCTGA
- the dnaA gene encoding chromosomal replication initiator protein DnaA, with the protein MTQDDELAAVWGHVVANLEQSPDITPRQLAFVRLARPLALVDGTLLLAVGNELTKEYLETRVRAEVTDALRESLQREARFAITVDPSVEQGASGSGDGLTSGAAVTGAGTSASLTSDGLGHDGVARPPLTVVPPAPSPVASADDRPSAAHRRPPVEHARLNPKYLFETFVIGSSNRFAHAAAVAVAEAPAKAYNPLFIYGGSGLGKTHLLHAIGHYAQNLYPAIRVRYVNSEEFTNDFINSISEGKAGAFQRRYREVDVLLVDDIQFLQGKEQTMEEFFHTFNTLHNANKQVVLTSDLPPKQLNGFEDRMRSRFEWGLITDVQPPDLETRIAILRKKAGSERLQAPDDVLEYIASKISSNIRELEGALIRVTAFANLNRQPVDLTVAEIVLKDLITDDDSAEITATAVIGQTAAYFGLTIEDICGSSRSRVLVTARQIAMYLCRELTDLSLPKIGQAFGGRDHTTVMHANRKIRELMAERRSIYNQVTELTNRIKQQNRG; encoded by the coding sequence GTGACACAGGACGACGAGCTGGCCGCAGTGTGGGGTCACGTGGTCGCGAACCTCGAGCAGAGCCCCGACATCACGCCTCGGCAGCTCGCCTTCGTCCGCCTCGCCCGTCCGCTCGCCCTCGTCGACGGCACCCTGCTCCTCGCCGTCGGCAACGAGCTGACCAAGGAGTACCTCGAGACCCGGGTGCGGGCCGAGGTGACCGACGCCCTCCGCGAGTCCCTCCAGCGCGAGGCCCGGTTCGCCATCACGGTCGACCCGTCCGTCGAGCAGGGCGCCTCGGGCTCCGGCGACGGACTCACCTCAGGTGCTGCGGTGACGGGTGCGGGCACCAGCGCATCCCTCACGTCGGACGGTCTCGGTCACGACGGCGTCGCACGCCCGCCGCTCACCGTCGTACCCCCGGCCCCTTCCCCCGTCGCCTCGGCGGACGACCGGCCCTCGGCGGCGCACCGCCGCCCGCCGGTGGAGCACGCGCGGCTTAACCCGAAGTACCTGTTCGAGACGTTCGTCATCGGGTCGTCCAACCGGTTCGCGCACGCGGCCGCGGTCGCCGTGGCCGAGGCGCCCGCCAAGGCCTACAACCCGTTGTTCATCTACGGCGGCTCGGGACTGGGCAAGACGCACCTGCTGCACGCGATCGGGCACTACGCGCAGAACCTCTACCCGGCCATCCGCGTGCGGTACGTGAACTCGGAGGAGTTCACCAACGACTTCATCAACTCGATCTCCGAGGGCAAGGCTGGCGCCTTCCAGCGCCGCTACCGGGAGGTCGACGTGCTCCTCGTCGACGACATCCAGTTCCTGCAGGGCAAGGAACAGACGATGGAGGAGTTCTTCCACACGTTCAACACCCTGCACAACGCGAACAAGCAGGTGGTGCTCACCTCCGACCTGCCGCCCAAGCAGCTCAACGGCTTCGAGGACCGCATGCGGTCCCGCTTCGAGTGGGGCCTGATCACCGACGTCCAGCCCCCGGACCTCGAGACGCGCATCGCGATCCTCCGCAAGAAGGCCGGGTCGGAACGCCTCCAGGCCCCGGACGACGTGCTCGAGTACATCGCGTCCAAGATCTCCAGCAACATCCGCGAGCTCGAGGGTGCGCTGATCCGCGTCACGGCGTTCGCCAACCTCAACCGCCAACCCGTGGACCTCACGGTCGCCGAGATCGTCCTGAAGGACCTCATCACAGACGACGACTCCGCGGAGATCACGGCCACCGCGGTGATCGGCCAGACGGCCGCCTACTTCGGACTGACCATCGAGGACATCTGCGGCTCCAGCCGCTCCCGGGTGCTGGTCACGGCGCGGCAGATCGCGATGTACCTCTGCCGTGAGCTGACCGACCTGTCCCTGCCGAAGATCGGCCAGGCGTTCGGTGGCCGCGACCACACGACGGTCATGCACGCCAACCGCAAGATCCGCGAGCTGATGGCTGAGCGACGGTCGATCTACAACCAGGTCACCGAGCTCACCAACCGCATCAAGCAGCAGAACCGCGGCTGA
- the rpmH gene encoding 50S ribosomal protein L34, producing MTKRTFQPNNRRRAKTHGFRLRMRTRAGRAILSARRRKGRAELSA from the coding sequence GTGACCAAGCGCACCTTCCAGCCGAACAACCGGCGTCGTGCGAAGACCCACGGCTTCCGCCTGCGGATGCGTACCCGCGCCGGGCGCGCCATCCTCTCCGCGCGGCGCCGCAAGGGCCGTGCGGAGCTGTCCGCCTGA
- the rnpA gene encoding ribonuclease P protein component, whose translation MLPAAHRMRRSADFERAVRRGARGGRESLVVHLTFETDPGPASPVVGLVVSKAVGNAVTRNRVKRRLRELVRTRLDALPQRSSVVVRALAPAARLPYEQLGADLDGAIRTAVRRAGRAAAA comes from the coding sequence GTGCTGCCAGCAGCGCACCGGATGCGCCGTTCCGCGGACTTCGAGCGGGCGGTGCGAAGGGGTGCGCGTGGCGGGCGCGAGTCGTTGGTGGTCCACCTGACGTTCGAGACCGACCCCGGGCCTGCGAGCCCGGTGGTCGGTCTCGTCGTGTCCAAGGCGGTGGGCAACGCGGTGACGCGCAACCGGGTCAAGCGGCGGTTGCGTGAGCTGGTGCGCACTCGTCTCGACGCCCTGCCGCAGCGGTCGTCCGTCGTGGTCCGGGCACTGGCGCCGGCGGCTCGGCTGCCGTACGAGCAGCTGGGCGCCGATCTCGACGGCGCGATCCGGACGGCCGTGCGCCGCGCTGGTCGGGCGGCCGCGGCATGA
- the yidD gene encoding membrane protein insertion efficiency factor YidD, with the protein MIAGIPRAALLGALRLYQLYVSPMRPPTCRFYPSCSQYAVIAVTRHGALRGSWLAARRLLRCNPWNPGGVDDVPPAGAGHRHHHVAPATR; encoded by the coding sequence GTGATCGCGGGCATCCCCCGGGCTGCGCTGCTCGGAGCGCTCCGGCTCTATCAGCTCTACGTCTCGCCGATGCGTCCCCCGACGTGCCGGTTCTACCCGTCCTGCTCCCAGTACGCCGTCATCGCGGTGACCCGTCACGGCGCGCTGCGGGGCAGCTGGCTCGCCGCGCGCCGGCTGCTGCGGTGCAACCCCTGGAACCCGGGCGGCGTCGATGACGTTCCTCCTGCCGGTGCCGGGCACCGGCACCATCACGTGGCCCCGGCCACCCGCTGA